DNA from Dictyoglomus sp.:
TAAGCTGAGATGGAACCCCATTTACAAGATGAATATCCTGTGTAAGTAAACCTTCTTTCTGAAAAACATAAAATATTGGATAGACATTGGCATACTGAATCCAGCCTACTTTTAATTTCATCCCTTTATTACACCCATTGGTTTTAGTTTTACCACTTTTAAGGCAATACCTGCATTATGAACAACATCTACGACATTTGATACATCTTTGTAAGCATCAGGCATTTCCTCTGCCAAGGTTTCTTTACCAGCGCTCCTTACTATTATTCCCTTTTCAGCAAGCTCTTGCTTAATTGATCTTCCTTTTGCCTGCTTTATTGCCTGATTACGGCTTAAAAGTCTTCCTGCACCATGACAGGTAGAGCCAAAGGTCTCTTCCATAGCCCTTGGAAG
Protein-coding regions in this window:
- a CDS encoding RtcB family protein, translating into KGATRAFPKGHPELPDCYKEIGQPVLIPGDMGRVSFVLVGLPRAMEETFGSTCHGAGRLLSRNQAIKQAKGRSIKQELAEKGIIVRSAGKETLAEEMPDAYKDVSNVVDVVHNAGIALKVVKLKPMGVIKG